One window from the genome of Carnobacteriaceae bacterium zg-84 encodes:
- a CDS encoding O-antigen ligase family protein codes for MSSTVSALAQNLIGFFVTISLVVFYIYFTYYTTLIDKKTFQKILDIMLHFSIVHAIYAWLEAYHILPPIDYHAMSKHFITWNDGRADSFFFNPNYYALACGFFILIAGYKMYHAKCLKKQGWYAFIAFLNGCGLLFTLTRTILPSLLISLITFGFLVESKIFRRFIIVAFILSIISVIIFYSNVPRFELNLIDEHIDIRTSIWQASIEEFCHKPFGQGPLTYMTIYEKYASYPTQHAHNMILDTLLNYGFLGASLLIALFTKLLIQLHRIKNTGLLKSLRALCMSFITLVLVSGLLDVTIFWVQTLFIFMTVCLSTTNLLKEKQNTSPSS; via the coding sequence TTGTCTAGTACCGTATCTGCACTAGCACAAAATTTAATTGGTTTTTTTGTAACAATAAGTCTTGTTGTTTTCTATATTTACTTTACATATTACACAACACTTATTGACAAAAAAACATTCCAAAAAATATTAGATATAATGCTTCATTTTAGCATTGTTCATGCAATATATGCTTGGTTAGAAGCGTATCATATCTTACCACCAATTGATTATCATGCAATGAGCAAACATTTCATTACATGGAATGACGGACGAGCAGATTCATTTTTCTTTAATCCAAATTATTATGCCTTGGCATGTGGATTTTTCATTTTAATCGCTGGATATAAAATGTATCATGCAAAATGTCTAAAAAAACAAGGCTGGTACGCTTTTATTGCCTTTTTAAACGGTTGTGGTCTACTCTTTACATTGACACGAACCATTTTACCTTCCTTGCTTATTTCATTGATAACCTTTGGATTTTTAGTTGAATCAAAAATATTTAGACGTTTTATTATCGTTGCATTTATATTGAGCATCATTTCTGTTATTATTTTTTACAGCAATGTTCCTCGCTTTGAATTAAATTTAATTGACGAACACATTGATATTCGCACAAGTATTTGGCAAGCCTCTATAGAAGAATTTTGTCATAAACCATTCGGTCAAGGTCCTTTAACGTATATGACGATTTATGAAAAATATGCAAGTTATCCAACACAACATGCACACAATATGATTTTAGATACACTATTAAACTATGGCTTTCTTGGTGCAAGTTTGCTGATTGCCTTATTCACAAAATTACTTATCCAGTTACATCGAATAAAAAACACTGGATTATTAAAATCTCTACGTGCTCTATGTATGAGTTTTATTACCCTCGTTTTAGTTAGCGGATTGTTAGACGTCACGATTTTTTGGGTACAAACGCTATTTATTTTCATGACCGTT
- a CDS encoding beta-galactosidase: MTRFEIKDTFLLDGKPFHILSGAIHYFRVHPKDWYHSLYNLKALGFNTVETYVPWNLHEPKKNEYHFDNGLDIEKFLTLAQEIGLYAIVRPSPYICAEWEFGGFPAWLLEESIRIRSSDERYLQYVSNYYDTLLSKLVPHQLDNGGNILMCQIENEYGSYGEDKEYLRGIKQLMREKGITVPLFTSDGAWRATLRAGSMIEDDILPTGNFGSKADENFGNLKAFFEEYGKTFPLMCMEFWDGWFNRWNEPVIRRDPEELAQAVYDVMKQASINLYMFHGGTNFGFMNGCSARGRKDLPQVTSYDYDALLDEQGNPTAKYMAVSKMLKEKFPHLVQKAPLVKGTMAICDIPLESKVSLFNTLHSIADPIYAKYPKTMEALGQNVGYTLYRTKLEQDAQEERYRVIDASDRIQFYLNGKHIVTQYQFDVGEDILTNVPEKENQIDILVENMGRVNYGHKLLADTQHKGIRTGVTADLHFLTNWEHYTLPLDNVTDVDFSKEWVENQPAFYKYSVEIEDPLDTFVDMTGFGKGAVFINGYHIGRFWEVGPIMSLYAPSGVWKQGKNDIVVFETEGVYQSNICLSHQPIIKN, encoded by the coding sequence ATGACACGGTTTGAAATTAAAGATACATTCCTTTTGGATGGTAAACCGTTTCATATTTTGTCAGGGGCGATTCACTATTTTAGAGTTCACCCTAAAGATTGGTATCACTCTTTGTATAATTTGAAGGCGCTAGGATTTAATACAGTTGAAACGTATGTTCCTTGGAATCTTCATGAACCTAAAAAAAATGAATATCACTTTGACAATGGATTAGATATTGAAAAGTTTTTGACACTTGCACAGGAAATAGGATTATATGCGATTGTTAGACCGTCTCCTTATATTTGTGCTGAATGGGAATTTGGTGGTTTTCCTGCTTGGTTATTAGAGGAGTCGATACGTATCCGTTCTAGTGATGAACGTTATTTACAGTACGTTTCTAATTATTATGATACGTTATTATCTAAATTAGTACCTCACCAACTCGACAATGGTGGGAATATATTGATGTGTCAGATAGAAAACGAATACGGCTCTTACGGTGAAGATAAAGAGTATTTAAGGGGAATAAAGCAACTAATGCGAGAAAAAGGGATAACAGTTCCTTTATTTACTTCTGATGGCGCATGGAGAGCAACGTTGCGAGCAGGGAGTATGATTGAAGACGATATTTTACCAACGGGTAATTTTGGTTCCAAAGCAGATGAAAATTTTGGGAATTTAAAAGCATTTTTTGAAGAATATGGAAAGACATTCCCATTGATGTGTATGGAATTTTGGGATGGTTGGTTTAATCGTTGGAATGAGCCTGTGATTAGACGCGATCCAGAAGAATTAGCACAAGCCGTTTACGATGTCATGAAACAGGCAAGTATTAACTTATATATGTTCCATGGTGGTACAAACTTTGGGTTTATGAATGGATGTTCTGCCCGTGGACGAAAAGATTTGCCGCAAGTAACATCTTATGATTATGATGCCCTATTAGATGAACAAGGTAATCCGACAGCGAAATATATGGCTGTTTCTAAGATGTTAAAAGAAAAATTTCCACATTTGGTACAAAAAGCACCTCTTGTGAAAGGAACAATGGCTATTTGTGATATTCCGTTGGAGAGCAAAGTAAGTTTATTTAACACGCTTCACTCTATTGCGGATCCGATTTACGCAAAATACCCAAAAACAATGGAAGCTTTAGGACAAAATGTTGGGTACACATTATATCGTACAAAACTTGAACAAGATGCACAAGAAGAACGATATAGAGTGATTGATGCCAGCGATAGAATACAATTTTATTTAAATGGGAAACACATTGTTACACAATATCAGTTTGATGTAGGTGAAGATATTTTAACAAACGTACCAGAAAAAGAAAATCAAATAGATATTCTTGTGGAAAATATGGGACGTGTCAATTACGGGCATAAACTACTGGCGGACACACAGCATAAAGGTATCCGTACAGGTGTGACGGCAGACTTACATTTTCTAACAAATTGGGAGCATTATACATTGCCTTTGGATAATGTGACAGATGTCGATTTTTCAAAAGAGTGGGTAGAAAATCAACCTGCATTTTATAAATATAGTGTTGAAATAGAAGATCCACTGGATACTTTTGTTGATATGACAGGATTTGGAAAGGGGGCTGTATTTATTAACGGCTATCATATCGGACGTTTTTGGGAAGTTGGGCCAATCATGAGTTTATATGCACCAAGTGGTGTATGGAAACAAGGAAAAAATGATATTGTGGTGTTTGAAACAGAAGGTGTTTATCAATCGAATATTTGTTTATCACATCAACCAATTATAAAAAATTGA
- a CDS encoding GntR family transcriptional regulator — MSIPKYQQIKIDLETQIKSGIFKNGDKFYTEAELAKMYHVSSITIIRALNELVKDGYVVRYQGKGTFVSRSRKGKHVEFSDIEKFSADEDTVTVLSITKGNDPFYLKMLHLSAKEHYFCIERVRTANNTPYIYQKTYVNSKFIRKDIENMNEYYTSIYTRFKDDFNIDMESQRFKETNEIMLNLPEHVQTILELKDMEPAVLQIRRTKSSVFSKQILEYVESYKRWDFYKFEISSLSHK, encoded by the coding sequence ATGAGTATACCTAAATACCAACAAATAAAAATAGATCTAGAAACCCAAATCAAATCCGGTATTTTTAAAAATGGAGATAAATTTTACACAGAAGCTGAATTGGCAAAAATGTACCACGTCAGCTCGATTACAATTATTCGTGCTTTAAACGAATTAGTAAAAGACGGCTATGTTGTGCGTTATCAAGGAAAAGGGACATTTGTATCTCGTTCAAGAAAAGGAAAACATGTTGAATTTTCTGATATAGAAAAATTCTCGGCAGATGAAGATACCGTCACTGTTTTATCTATTACAAAAGGAAACGATCCTTTTTATTTAAAAATGCTACATTTATCAGCAAAAGAACATTATTTTTGTATCGAACGTGTTAGAACAGCAAATAACACGCCATATATTTACCAAAAAACGTATGTCAACAGTAAATTTATTCGTAAAGATATAGAAAATATGAACGAGTATTATACATCTATTTACACTCGTTTTAAAGATGACTTTAACATTGATATGGAAAGTCAACGCTTTAAAGAAACGAATGAAATTATGTTAAATCTACCTGAACATGTTCAAACAATTTTAGAGTTAAAAGATATGGAACCTGCTGTATTACAAATCAGACGAACAAAATCAAGTGTTTTTTCAAAACAAATTTTAGAATATGTTGAATCTTACAAACGATGGGATTTCTATAAATTTGAAATCAGTTCTCTATCTCATAAATAA
- a CDS encoding peptidoglycan DD-metalloendopeptidase family protein, protein MHKHYKLCAIFCMSALLCQVVIPVAFADEYDTKISQQKEKIKEIDATTLEKSSELKQTMQEIEMLENTIHDVEKKIEDNQKEFQRLQEESALLEELIIKRDERIKEQARHIQVDDTTDDFFQSILASENIVEALSKVLALTELTRASNDILEQQRIDKDKLNEKREKLEQITLEDAQRVKELDVLKSNLLIKTTEIEVALSQLASDKQDLETDIEKTKEKQEQAKREYEELKRREQDRQEALKKEQERIQQIALAKSTVINTGQTGFVYPISQPTVTSPFGVARQLTLLNGQKYTDVHNGIDYVNGNSQALITASAGGVVVFAGKDSYGGIGVIIKHENGMYTHYWHLSTLQVSVGQSVSQGQALGVIGATGLATGIHLHFGMSTQMYSGYVNPALYVH, encoded by the coding sequence ATGCATAAGCATTATAAATTATGTGCTATTTTTTGTATGAGTGCTTTGTTATGCCAAGTAGTTATACCGGTTGCTTTTGCAGACGAATACGATACAAAAATCTCTCAACAAAAAGAAAAAATAAAAGAAATTGATGCAACAACATTAGAAAAATCTTCTGAGTTAAAACAAACGATGCAAGAAATCGAAATGCTTGAAAATACGATACATGATGTAGAAAAGAAGATAGAAGATAATCAAAAAGAATTTCAAAGATTGCAAGAAGAAAGTGCCTTATTAGAGGAGTTGATTATCAAACGTGATGAACGTATTAAAGAGCAAGCAAGACATATACAAGTCGATGATACGACAGACGATTTCTTCCAGTCTATCTTAGCGTCGGAAAATATTGTAGAGGCACTTTCAAAAGTGTTAGCATTGACAGAATTGACGCGTGCATCAAATGATATATTAGAACAGCAACGAATAGATAAAGATAAGTTGAATGAAAAGAGAGAGAAACTGGAACAAATCACATTGGAAGATGCACAACGTGTGAAAGAGTTGGATGTTTTAAAATCAAATTTACTCATTAAAACAACAGAAATCGAAGTAGCTTTGTCACAATTAGCTAGCGATAAGCAAGATTTAGAAACGGATATTGAAAAAACGAAAGAAAAACAAGAGCAGGCAAAGCGTGAGTATGAAGAACTAAAACGTCGAGAACAAGACAGACAAGAGGCGCTAAAAAAAGAACAAGAACGGATACAACAAATTGCTTTGGCAAAATCGACAGTTATTAATACAGGACAAACAGGATTTGTTTATCCAATTAGTCAGCCAACTGTGACAAGTCCATTTGGCGTGGCTAGACAATTGACTCTATTAAATGGACAGAAATATACAGATGTGCATAATGGCATAGATTATGTGAATGGTAATTCACAAGCTTTAATTACCGCTTCAGCCGGAGGAGTTGTCGTATTTGCAGGTAAAGATAGTTATGGTGGTATTGGTGTCATTATTAAACATGAGAACGGAATGTACACACATTATTGGCATTTAAGCACGTTACAAGTATCTGTTGGACAATCAGTATCCCAAGGACAAGCATTAGGTGTTATTGGTGCAACAGGATTAGCAACAGGTATCCATTTACATTTTGGTATGTCTACACAAATGTACTCGGGATATGTCAACCCAGCATTATATGTACATTAA
- a CDS encoding PTS system mannose/fructose/N-acetylgalactosamine-transporter subunit IIB, whose product MAIVACRIDGRLIHGQVANLWSTKLNISRIMVIDDEVAENAIEKSGLKLATPPGVKLSVLPIEKAANNILEGKYDSQRLLIVARKPDRFLRLVEAGVTIPELNVGNMSQTPETKPVTRTIHVVDADIEAFGKLNEKGVKLVAQMVPSDPVEDFMKLLNK is encoded by the coding sequence ATGGCTATCGTTGCATGTCGTATTGACGGCCGTTTAATCCACGGTCAAGTAGCAAATTTATGGTCAACAAAACTTAATATTTCACGTATTATGGTTATTGATGATGAAGTTGCTGAAAACGCTATTGAAAAAAGCGGTCTAAAATTAGCAACACCACCTGGTGTTAAATTGAGTGTGCTGCCTATTGAAAAGGCTGCCAATAATATTCTAGAGGGAAAATATGACTCTCAACGTTTATTGATTGTAGCACGCAAACCAGACAGATTCCTACGTTTAGTAGAAGCAGGTGTGACAATTCCAGAATTAAATGTTGGTAATATGTCACAAACACCTGAAACTAAACCAGTAACACGAACAATTCATGTTGTAGATGCTGACATCGAAGCATTTGGAAAATTGAATGAGAAAGGAGTTAAATTAGTCGCACAAATGGTTCCAAGTGATCCGGTGGAAGATTTTATGAAATTATTAAATAAATAA
- a CDS encoding YihY/virulence factor BrkB family protein, producing the protein MLKKLRVFKQAVSFNMKRVDIGSQAAQLTFYILLSLVPIILVIGNIIPLLPISYDSVKEYLDTFLPESIRELVDTMLQHYLHSYSGSSLFLGIIVALWSSSQAFNVIQKVLNDIYHTKERKNFLVSRLFAFFMSLMFVIIIMLVGLMFAYGGTILRLLQQFTIIRGGMDVIFDNFKWIVAFSIIFILLWVMYYAVPNVKWKMRYALPGAVFSTTSILLASQLYSIYIGNATNNALTDGTIGVFIVLMLWLYVVSMVILFGAWLNVLYHDYKYMPFLKKAQYEQKHIKEVYYSKDFENVDEGVL; encoded by the coding sequence ATGTTAAAAAAATTAAGAGTGTTTAAACAGGCTGTATCTTTTAATATGAAACGTGTCGATATTGGCTCTCAAGCAGCACAATTAACTTTTTATATTTTGCTATCATTAGTGCCAATCATTCTTGTGATTGGGAATATTATTCCTCTTTTACCGATTAGTTATGACAGTGTGAAAGAGTATTTAGACACATTTTTACCAGAAAGTATTCGAGAATTAGTGGACACAATGTTACAACATTATTTACATTCTTATAGTGGTAGCTCTTTATTTTTAGGGATTATCGTTGCCTTGTGGTCAAGTTCGCAGGCGTTTAATGTCATTCAAAAAGTACTGAATGATATTTACCACACAAAAGAACGAAAAAATTTTTTAGTGTCAAGACTATTTGCCTTTTTTATGTCGTTAATGTTTGTGATCATTATTATGCTAGTCGGTTTAATGTTTGCTTATGGAGGCACTATTTTAAGGCTATTGCAACAATTTACGATTATTCGTGGAGGTATGGACGTTATTTTTGATAACTTCAAATGGATTGTTGCATTTAGCATTATTTTTATTTTGTTGTGGGTTATGTATTACGCTGTACCAAATGTCAAATGGAAAATGCGATATGCCTTACCCGGAGCTGTTTTTTCAACGACAAGTATTTTGTTGGCATCGCAACTATATTCGATTTACATTGGCAATGCGACAAACAACGCTTTAACAGACGGTACAATTGGTGTTTTTATCGTATTGATGCTATGGTTATACGTCGTATCTATGGTTATTTTGTTTGGAGCATGGTTAAATGTTTTGTATCATGACTATAAATATATGCCTTTTCTGAAAAAAGCACAGTACGAACAAAAGCATATCAAAGAAGTATATTATTCTAAAGATTTTGAAAATGTGGATGAAGGAGTTTTGTAA
- a CDS encoding ISL3 family transposase, translating into MSNITEILLQLKDKNITFDHENISECDIRHKKSLVLYGKLTYTPDCCPNCHATNGIVKNGTRQSQLSLCQISGLNAYLSLTKQRFYCKSCQSSFTAETPIVDKHCFITNRLKQKIMDTLTETISETYIAKQHNVSVHTVRRIVDKVASTLKVNHNTQLPHHLCFDEFKSVKSSDSAMSFIYCDALTHQLIDVVHDRKSSTLLDYFARYDTQTRKAVKTITIDMFRPYIQISKQVFPNAHIIIDPFHIVQALNRELTKHRVHVMKALHQNNRRLYNKMKRYWKLFLSNTDTLSSYPYHRFPLFDWMTHTQGIVDYLLEQVPELRATYDVVHQLRDALHNRDFDRFEEILIWAKQEAISPGLRRVLRTFKGYLPYIKNTFIYHHLTNGALEGINHKIKVLKRNAYGYRNFSHFRNRILLICKLYVPYTVPSTSLVA; encoded by the coding sequence ATGTCTAATATAACAGAAATCTTACTACAATTAAAGGATAAAAACATCACATTTGATCATGAAAACATATCAGAGTGTGACATTCGACATAAAAAATCATTGGTCTTATACGGTAAATTAACCTATACACCAGATTGTTGCCCAAATTGTCACGCAACCAATGGCATTGTAAAAAATGGGACACGTCAATCGCAACTGTCTTTATGCCAAATTTCAGGACTAAACGCCTATTTATCACTCACTAAACAACGTTTTTATTGTAAATCCTGTCAATCATCATTTACAGCGGAAACACCTATTGTGGATAAGCATTGTTTTATCACAAACCGTTTAAAACAAAAGATAATGGACACTTTAACAGAAACCATTTCAGAAACGTACATCGCTAAACAACACAATGTATCTGTACATACGGTCAGACGTATTGTTGATAAGGTCGCCTCTACTTTAAAAGTAAATCACAACACACAATTACCTCATCATCTGTGCTTTGATGAATTCAAGTCAGTAAAATCTTCTGATAGTGCCATGAGTTTTATCTATTGTGATGCACTGACTCATCAACTGATTGACGTTGTACACGACCGTAAATCCAGCACGCTATTAGACTACTTTGCTAGATACGATACCCAGACAAGAAAAGCTGTTAAAACAATTACGATTGATATGTTTCGCCCCTATATTCAGATATCCAAGCAAGTATTTCCTAACGCACATATCATTATCGACCCTTTTCATATTGTACAAGCATTAAATCGTGAGTTAACAAAACACAGAGTGCATGTAATGAAAGCTTTACATCAGAACAATCGCCGTTTATACAACAAAATGAAACGTTATTGGAAGTTGTTTTTAAGTAACACAGATACACTAAGTAGTTATCCTTATCACCGTTTTCCACTGTTTGATTGGATGACGCATACACAAGGGATAGTCGATTATTTATTGGAACAAGTCCCCGAACTAAGAGCCACATACGATGTCGTTCATCAATTAAGAGATGCTTTACATAATAGAGATTTTGACCGATTTGAAGAAATACTCATATGGGCTAAACAGGAAGCTATTTCTCCTGGTTTACGTAGAGTATTAAGAACTTTCAAAGGGTATTTACCCTATATTAAAAACACCTTTATCTACCATCATTTGACTAACGGTGCACTTGAAGGAATCAATCATAAAATTAAAGTACTTAAGAGAAATGCCTATGGTTATCGTAACTTTTCACATTTTAGAAATCGTATTTTATTAATCTGTAAGTTATATGTACCATATACCGTACCATCTACTTCACTAGTTGCTTAA
- a CDS encoding HAD family phosphatase translates to MEPYVIALDLDGTLLKSDHTTSDFTKDVLKTLQDQGHHIVITTGRSFRISEDIYHSLSLKTPMINNNGALVHHPLDKEWEHYHQHSISLDTARKIIALQKELNLGFIGTETRHNVYVSTLDLPKSEYFPEPVNGFQLLSQPEVLPEEPISFGWFSSLEEQPIIKSYLKEHLNTSLDIRTWGGAFPCLDITPEGVHKAAGLNYLLTILNVPKERLIAFGDEDNDSEMLSFAEYGIAMKNAIPSIKAITKYETTYTNEEDGVAHYLKSFFNI, encoded by the coding sequence ATGGAACCTTATGTGATTGCACTTGATTTAGACGGAACACTATTAAAGTCTGATCATACAACATCAGATTTCACAAAAGATGTCTTAAAGACACTACAAGACCAAGGACACCACATCGTCATCACAACGGGGCGTTCATTTCGTATTAGCGAGGATATCTATCACTCTCTATCGCTAAAAACACCAATGATAAACAATAACGGCGCATTGGTACATCATCCTCTAGACAAAGAGTGGGAACATTATCATCAACACTCTATTTCACTTGACACAGCAAGGAAAATTATCGCCTTACAAAAAGAGTTAAATCTTGGATTTATTGGAACTGAAACACGTCATAATGTTTATGTGTCGACACTAGATTTACCAAAAAGCGAGTATTTCCCAGAACCTGTCAACGGTTTTCAACTGCTTTCTCAACCAGAGGTTTTACCGGAAGAGCCTATTTCTTTTGGGTGGTTTTCATCATTAGAAGAACAACCTATTATCAAAAGCTACTTAAAAGAGCATTTAAACACATCATTAGATATTCGTACATGGGGTGGTGCTTTCCCCTGTTTAGATATTACACCTGAAGGTGTTCATAAAGCAGCTGGTTTAAATTATTTATTGACTATTTTAAACGTTCCTAAAGAGCGTCTTATTGCTTTTGGTGATGAAGATAACGATTCAGAAATGCTATCTTTTGCTGAGTATGGTATTGCCATGAAAAATGCCATCCCTTCCATTAAAGCAATCACTAAATACGAAACAACATATACAAATGAAGAAGATGGTGTCGCTCACTATTTAAAATCTTTTTTTAATATATAA
- a CDS encoding transposase family protein produces MLVGIIHQHDFVYKSGQKKRNTCMIKSPQLNKEVFLMDYYTKKLLTLTDKSFIADEHWLEEKTINGIPHHFIKGTWTKPCHTCPHCHAKTLIKHGTYQTKTLLPKFRQIKTVLLLKEPVIAVKRV; encoded by the coding sequence GTGTTGGTGGGAATAATCCACCAACACGATTTTGTATATAAAAGTGGACAAAAAAAGAGAAATACCTGTATGATTAAATCACCACAATTAAACAAGGAGGTATTTCTCATGGATTATTATACAAAAAAATTATTGACATTAACAGATAAATCTTTCATAGCTGATGAACATTGGTTAGAAGAAAAAACAATAAATGGTATTCCACACCACTTTATTAAAGGTACTTGGACAAAGCCTTGCCACACCTGTCCACATTGTCATGCTAAAACACTCATCAAACATGGGACATATCAAACGAAAACATTATTACCAAAGTTTAGACAAATCAAAACTGTTTTACTTCTTAAAGAACCCGTTATCGCTGTAAAACGTGTCTAA
- a CDS encoding transposase — MTVQRVLDKYTKQVKPSFHYLPKVLCIDEFKSVTSHLGKMSFICVDGLTHRIIDVLPSRQLDHLITYFKQFSKKARHSVRYLVMDMNANYGKLIQKVFPNAVIVTDRFHIIQHIHRNLNTLRIKEMNTFKKRKGL, encoded by the coding sequence GTGACCGTACAACGTGTCTTAGATAAATATACAAAACAAGTTAAACCGTCTTTTCATTATCTACCTAAGGTACTATGTATCGACGAATTTAAGTCTGTGACATCTCATTTAGGGAAGATGAGTTTTATCTGTGTAGACGGATTGACGCACCGTATTATTGATGTGTTACCTAGTCGCCAATTAGACCATTTAATCACTTATTTTAAACAATTTTCTAAAAAAGCAAGACATAGCGTTCGCTATCTTGTTATGGATATGAATGCCAATTATGGCAAACTTATTCAGAAGGTTTTTCCTAATGCCGTTATTGTCACAGATAGATTTCATATCATACAACATATACATCGGAATTTAAATACACTACGTATAAAAGAAATGAACACCTTTAAAAAAAGAAAAGGCTTATAA
- a CDS encoding rod shape-determining protein RodA: MRQKVKEITRIDYGIILTVFILFVISVLTLYATTVLINEGSLQSTVMHIVWYILGSVVIAIIMQFDAKQIWKLVPFIYVGAIILLVAVLFFYDKTTAATFGARSWFRFGTFSFQPAEISKIALILMLARVVTNHNVTYRERTLRTDGQLLLKIFLWTLPMSVLVILENDLGTTLVILAIVSGIILMSGISSKILLPLFLGVFLFGALILYLAVYHRHILMFFGFKPYQFTRIDAWLDPFSHAAQGSYQVRNAILAIATGGVLGKGIGISQVHIPIRESDMIFSTIGENTGFLGAVFLIFIYFTLIYQMVRTCFETKNEFYTYISVGVISMIMFHVFENIGMNIGLLPLTGIPLPFISQGGSALLGNMIGVGLIMSMRYHTKSYYGIHII, from the coding sequence ATGCGTCAAAAAGTAAAAGAGATAACACGCATCGACTATGGCATTATTTTAACCGTGTTTATCTTATTTGTCATAAGTGTATTAACATTATATGCCACAACCGTTTTAATCAATGAAGGAAGTTTACAATCAACAGTGATGCATATTGTGTGGTATATTCTTGGCAGTGTCGTGATTGCCATTATTATGCAATTTGATGCAAAACAAATATGGAAATTAGTACCTTTTATTTATGTCGGTGCGATTATCTTACTGGTTGCTGTGCTTTTTTTCTATGACAAAACAACAGCAGCAACTTTTGGAGCAAGAAGCTGGTTTAGATTTGGGACATTTAGTTTTCAACCTGCAGAAATTTCAAAAATAGCGTTGATTTTAATGCTTGCTCGAGTTGTGACAAACCATAATGTCACGTATCGAGAACGTACATTAAGAACAGATGGGCAACTATTACTGAAAATCTTTTTGTGGACACTACCGATGTCCGTTCTTGTTATTTTAGAAAATGACTTAGGAACAACACTCGTTATTTTAGCGATTGTATCAGGGATTATTTTGATGTCGGGTATTTCCTCTAAAATTCTATTACCACTATTTTTAGGTGTTTTTTTGTTCGGTGCATTGATTTTATATTTGGCTGTTTATCATCGGCATATTTTGATGTTTTTCGGTTTTAAACCGTACCAATTTACACGTATTGATGCGTGGTTAGATCCTTTTTCTCATGCAGCACAAGGGTCTTATCAAGTTAGAAATGCCATTTTAGCAATAGCAACAGGCGGTGTTTTAGGAAAAGGGATTGGAATATCTCAAGTGCATATTCCCATTCGTGAATCCGATATGATTTTTTCAACTATCGGAGAAAATACAGGATTTTTAGGTGCTGTCTTTTTGATTTTCATTTACTTTACATTGATTTATCAAATGGTAAGAACCTGCTTTGAAACGAAGAATGAATTTTACACGTATATTTCTGTGGGCGTTATTTCCATGATTATGTTCCACGTTTTTGAAAATATCGGAATGAATATTGGTCTTTTACCTTTAACTGGTATTCCATTGCCTTTTATTTCACAAGGTGGTTCTGCGTTATTAGGTAATATGATAGGTGTCGGCTTAATTATGTCAATGCGTTATCATACAAAAAGTTATTATGGTATACACATTATTTAA
- the msrB gene encoding peptide-methionine (R)-S-oxide reductase MsrB — MTKYNKEELKQRLTDIQYEVTQNSATERPFSGEYDDFYEEGIYVDIVSGEPLFSSTDKYDAGCGWPSFARPIEDHFLTEHLDEKLARVRTEVRSAQADSHLGHVFNDGPEELGGLRYCINSAALRFVPVSELEAQGYEKYKALFNK; from the coding sequence ATGACAAAATATAATAAAGAAGAATTAAAACAACGTTTAACGGATATTCAATATGAAGTCACACAAAATTCAGCAACTGAAAGACCATTCAGTGGTGAATATGATGATTTTTATGAAGAAGGTATTTATGTAGACATCGTTAGTGGAGAACCTTTATTCAGCTCAACTGATAAATACGACGCAGGTTGTGGGTGGCCTTCTTTTGCAAGACCAATCGAAGATCATTTTTTAACAGAGCATCTTGATGAAAAACTTGCTAGAGTGAGAACAGAAGTAAGAAGTGCACAAGCAGATTCACATTTAGGACACGTATTTAATGACGGACCAGAAGAATTAGGAGGATTACGCTACTGCATTAATTCAGCGGCACTAAGATTTGTACCTGTTTCAGAATTAGAAGCACAAGGATATGAAAAATATAAAGCATTATTTAATAAATAA